CTCAGACCAGTAATAGATGAGAAGAAGTGCACTAAGTGCATGATATGCTGGCTGTTCTGCCCAGACATGGCTATTATATGGGATGGCGAGAAAATGAGCATCAACTACGATTACTGCAAGGGCTGTAGTCTATGCGCGCACGAGTGCCCCGTAAAGGCCATTTCAATGGTTCCCGAATGGGGTGAGTAGGCTTGAGCAAGGCTGAGCTCGTACCCGTATATCCCCGCGAAAAGCAGATCATGGTCAACGTTAACGGAGACGAGGCGGTAGCCTACGCGGTCAAGCAGAGCTACGTGGACGTTGTAGCCGCCTACCCGATAACACCACAGACGATTATAGTCGAGAAGTTTTCGGAGTTCGTGGCTAATGGTGAAGTTCACACCGAGTTTATCGCGGTAGAGTCAGAGCACTCCGCTATGAGTGCCTGTGTTGGCGCTGCGGCAGCCGGGGCAAGGTCGTTCACGGCGACGTCGTCGCAAGGCCTTGCATTAATGGTCGAGATACTTTATATAGCGTCTGGTCTAAGACTACCGACAGTATTAGCGGTTGTCAATAGGGCATTATCGGCACCAATAAACATACATAACGACCACAGCGATGCGTACTTAATGCGCGATTCTGGATGGATAATGCTCTTCGTGGAAAACGTCCAAGAAGCCTACGACACGACGATACAGGCCTTCAAGATATCGGAGCATCCCGAGGTACAACTACCTGTATCAGTACACTTAGACGGCTTCTTCCTGAGTCACACAATGGAAAACATTTACATGCTACCGGATGAGGCAGTTTACGAGTACCTCGGAGGCCCGAGGAAACTTGTAAAGGTGA
The Desulfurococcaceae archaeon DNA segment above includes these coding regions:
- a CDS encoding 4Fe-4S binding protein, which translates into the protein MSSPRTWREIPIGGVAFRLSTDVKTGDWRALRPVIDEKKCTKCMICWLFCPDMAIIWDGEKMSINYDYCKGCSLCAHECPVKAISMVPEWGE
- a CDS encoding transketolase C-terminal domain-containing protein — its product is MSKAELVPVYPREKQIMVNVNGDEAVAYAVKQSYVDVVAAYPITPQTIIVEKFSEFVANGEVHTEFIAVESEHSAMSACVGAAAAGARSFTATSSQGLALMVEILYIASGLRLPTVLAVVNRALSAPINIHNDHSDAYLMRDSGWIMLFVENVQEAYDTTIQAFKISEHPEVQLPVSVHLDGFFLSHTMENIYMLPDEAVYEYLGGPRKLVKVRIDYYDEEVDYVLNPARPLSIGNLALYDYYFEIKMPQVKAMEKAEEVIKEVNEEWYKLTGRRYGNGLVEPFKVDDADIVIVAMGSSVGTIRTVVKKYREKGVKVGLLKIRSYRPFPYKDLNELLGNAKVVAVMDRGIGPGSLGALYLDVASALYHGNSRPLLVNYVYGLGGRDLSPSMVIQMINQLVKDLERGYIPVDERLRFLGVRE